One segment of Pseudodesulfovibrio sp. 5S69 DNA contains the following:
- a CDS encoding helix-turn-helix domain-containing protein, with product MSTIGKRIRAYREKQNLSIEDLSNRTTLSEDFIRAVEEEDMYPSLRPLVKLARALGVRLGTFLDDQVSSDPLITRLAEREEELIMHPDGKETGLIFHSLGKGKTDRHMEPFFVELMPESCKDDSLSSHEGEEFIVVHAGKVRVRYGQEEQILKPGDSIYFNSIVPHNVACGGAEKAEIYAVLYFPE from the coding sequence ATGAGTACTATCGGGAAAAGGATTCGCGCCTATCGTGAGAAGCAGAATCTGAGCATCGAGGATCTGTCCAACAGAACCACCCTGTCCGAGGACTTCATCCGTGCCGTGGAAGAGGAGGACATGTATCCTTCCCTTCGGCCTTTGGTAAAGCTGGCCCGAGCCCTAGGCGTACGCTTGGGAACCTTTCTGGACGACCAGGTTTCGAGCGACCCGCTGATCACCCGCCTGGCCGAGCGCGAGGAGGAGCTGATCATGCACCCGGACGGCAAGGAGACCGGGCTGATCTTCCATTCCCTGGGCAAGGGCAAGACCGACCGCCATATGGAGCCGTTCTTCGTCGAGCTCATGCCCGAGTCGTGCAAGGACGATTCCCTGTCCTCCCACGAGGGCGAGGAGTTCATTGTGGTTCATGCCGGCAAGGTGCGGGTGCGCTACGGCCAGGAGGAGCAGATCCTCAAGCCCGGCGACTCCATCTATTTCAACTCCATCGTGCCCCACAACGTGGCCTGCGGCGGAGCGGAAAAGGCCGAGATCTACGCCGTCCTGTACTTCCCGGAATAA
- a CDS encoding tetratricopeptide repeat protein encodes MNLDETLTLGPARKKDARAKGGPKRAGIPADVRVEKISGAFSTQSVSQVGTGTTQRKAVQKAYWFAEEGEPDADGTRIIQVRPLNSHNVPTGPKKAVPLPDFLSRFSPEIEFYQAEVFPRMCELRDTLVRAEGQRGQGALYSAQFEFESALGLDEKNVRANFGLGLTYMARGDADKAGDIFKRVVALDAAFSPEHKHLFNEFGINLRKSGLTDQAVEYYARALAISEDDENLFYNIARAYFERGDEAECRENLQRALELNPAMEAALRFLDFLDGKAE; translated from the coding sequence GTGAACCTAGACGAAACCCTGACCTTGGGCCCGGCCCGCAAGAAAGACGCCCGCGCGAAGGGCGGCCCCAAGCGCGCCGGGATCCCCGCCGACGTCCGCGTGGAGAAGATCTCCGGCGCGTTCTCCACCCAGTCCGTGTCCCAGGTGGGCACCGGCACCACTCAGCGCAAGGCCGTGCAGAAGGCCTACTGGTTCGCCGAAGAAGGCGAGCCCGACGCCGACGGCACCCGCATCATACAGGTCCGGCCCCTGAACAGCCACAATGTCCCCACCGGCCCCAAGAAGGCCGTCCCCCTGCCCGATTTCCTCTCCCGGTTCAGCCCGGAGATCGAATTCTACCAGGCCGAGGTCTTCCCGCGCATGTGCGAGCTCAGGGACACCCTCGTGCGGGCCGAGGGGCAGCGCGGCCAGGGGGCCCTCTACTCCGCCCAGTTCGAATTCGAATCCGCCCTGGGGCTGGACGAGAAGAACGTCCGGGCCAACTTCGGCTTGGGGCTGACCTACATGGCCCGGGGCGACGCGGACAAGGCCGGGGACATCTTCAAGCGCGTGGTCGCCCTGGACGCGGCCTTCTCCCCGGAGCACAAGCACCTGTTCAACGAGTTCGGCATCAACCTGCGCAAGTCCGGGCTCACGGACCAGGCCGTGGAGTACTACGCCCGCGCGCTGGCCATCTCCGAGGACGACGAAAATCTGTTCTACAACATCGCCAGGGCCTACTTCGAGCGCGGCGACGAGGCCGAATGCAGGGAGAACCTGCAACGCGCCTTGGAGCTCAACCCGGCCATGGAGGCCGCCCTGCGCTTCCTGGATTTTCTCGACGGGAAGGCGGAATAG
- a CDS encoding substrate-binding domain-containing protein, with translation MSSKPMAHRRLVLLAACLILGTILGTDGSCLGKGRLFVIVAKSEADGNFIRVYNAARSEAEANGDRMLLTGGKGKAHFRIQDEAIREVLRRNPDGLAVSVLHSRFLAENAFKAVHAAGIPVVTFDSDFTKPYHSLRAGYIGTDNVELGRVLARQTQRIRPQGGMVAIMTGGLNDTNLNDRIRGVREQFGFGTPGSVWTLLPQSPIPCRDNYAQALNQLEALLDDPTVDVIVSVGWWAQMADGYAALVRRYRRNLSTGGKVLVFAGAHARQRELFAKRLSHVNIGLDFEEMGRLAYRYLTRLADGGTIPEVTYTPMDILSQDCLYAPAR, from the coding sequence ATGTCCAGCAAACCGATGGCCCATCGCCGCCTTGTCCTGCTGGCGGCCTGTCTCATCCTCGGAACGATCCTGGGGACGGACGGATCGTGCCTGGGCAAGGGCCGCCTCTTCGTCATCGTGGCCAAATCGGAAGCGGACGGGAATTTCATCCGGGTCTACAACGCGGCCAGGAGCGAAGCCGAGGCCAACGGCGATCGGATGCTCCTGACCGGCGGCAAGGGCAAGGCCCATTTCCGCATCCAGGACGAAGCCATCCGCGAGGTGTTGCGCCGGAATCCCGACGGGCTGGCCGTCTCGGTCCTGCACAGCCGGTTCCTGGCCGAGAACGCCTTCAAAGCCGTGCACGCCGCCGGCATCCCCGTGGTCACCTTCGATTCGGATTTCACGAAGCCGTATCACTCCCTGCGCGCGGGCTACATCGGCACGGACAACGTGGAGTTGGGCCGGGTGCTGGCCCGGCAGACGCAGCGCATCCGGCCACAGGGCGGCATGGTGGCGATCATGACCGGCGGGCTGAACGACACCAACCTGAACGACCGCATCCGAGGGGTGCGCGAGCAGTTCGGGTTCGGCACGCCCGGTTCGGTGTGGACCCTGCTCCCGCAGTCGCCCATCCCGTGCCGGGACAACTACGCCCAGGCCCTCAACCAGTTGGAGGCCCTGCTCGACGACCCCACGGTGGACGTCATCGTCTCCGTGGGCTGGTGGGCGCAGATGGCCGACGGCTACGCGGCCCTGGTCCGGCGCTACCGGCGCAACCTCAGCACGGGCGGCAAGGTCCTGGTCTTTGCCGGGGCCCACGCCAGGCAGCGCGAGCTTTTCGCCAAGCGGCTGAGCCACGTGAATATCGGGCTGGACTTTGAGGAGATGGGGCGGCTGGCCTACCGGTACCTGACCCGGCTGGCCGACGGCGGGACCATCCCGGAGGTGACCTACACGCCCATGGACATCCTCAGCCAGGACTGTCTCTACGCCCCGGCCAGGTAA
- a CDS encoding ABC transporter ATP-binding protein codes for MSLALDRISFAYPDGPTILKDASLTIEPGGYHLLRGPSGAGKSTLLRLLCRLEEVQAGTISFRGTPIRDIPPAELRRRVAYVQQLPTLLPGTVRDNLLLPFSFKANAKLPPPPDEEMAAQLSAFLLEGVTLESRADKLSVGQAQRICLTRSLLLSPEVILLDEPTASLDAHSAGVVLDRTRGLAGDGVTVVMISHSETVPEGVTHFISLEDRRLVLS; via the coding sequence GTGTCCCTTGCCCTTGACCGGATCTCCTTCGCCTACCCTGACGGCCCGACCATCCTCAAGGACGCCTCGCTCACGATCGAGCCCGGCGGCTACCATTTGCTGCGCGGCCCGTCCGGCGCGGGCAAGTCCACCCTGCTGCGCCTCCTCTGCCGCCTGGAGGAGGTCCAGGCCGGGACCATCTCCTTCCGGGGCACGCCCATCCGCGACATCCCTCCGGCCGAGCTGCGCCGGCGCGTGGCCTACGTGCAGCAACTGCCCACGCTCCTGCCCGGCACGGTGCGCGACAACCTGCTCCTGCCCTTCTCGTTCAAGGCCAACGCGAAACTGCCCCCGCCCCCGGACGAAGAGATGGCCGCCCAGCTCTCGGCCTTCCTGCTGGAGGGCGTGACCCTGGAATCACGGGCGGACAAGCTCTCCGTGGGCCAGGCCCAGCGGATCTGCCTGACCCGCTCCCTGCTCCTCTCGCCCGAGGTGATCCTCCTGGACGAGCCCACCGCCTCCCTGGACGCCCATTCGGCCGGGGTGGTCCTGGACCGCACCCGAGGGTTGGCCGGGGACGGCGTCACCGTGGTCATGATCTCCCACTCCGAGACCGTGCCCGAGGGCGTGACCCATTTCATCAGCTTGGAAGACCGGAGGCTGGTCCTTTCATGA
- a CDS encoding ABC transporter permease encodes MTPHIIEIGPLQLALCLGFVLLAGATSFVQKLGLGRDLAVGTVRTFAQLFLMGYVLKFVFEVRISWLVLLLYAFMVAAAVHIIRGRVKERAIPFVIPTFLSMLVSYSLVTMVVTGVIVGARPWWTPQYFIPLAGMIVGNSMTAISICLDRLFSDLKARRSEVEMRLALGADYREASREIMAGAIRAGMIPSINSLMAVGLVSLPGMMTGQILSGTDPLTAIRYQIVVMLMLVASTAVGALIVTNLVRKRCFSKGQQLLLR; translated from the coding sequence ATGACCCCGCACATCATCGAAATAGGCCCGCTGCAACTGGCGCTGTGCCTCGGCTTCGTGCTCCTGGCCGGGGCGACCTCCTTCGTCCAGAAGCTCGGCCTGGGCCGCGACCTGGCCGTGGGTACGGTGCGCACCTTCGCCCAACTCTTCCTCATGGGCTACGTCCTCAAATTCGTCTTCGAGGTGCGCATCTCCTGGCTGGTCCTGCTCCTGTACGCATTCATGGTCGCCGCCGCCGTGCACATCATTCGGGGACGGGTCAAGGAGCGGGCCATCCCCTTCGTGATCCCCACCTTCCTGTCCATGCTCGTGTCCTACTCCCTGGTCACCATGGTGGTCACCGGGGTCATCGTGGGCGCCCGGCCGTGGTGGACGCCGCAGTATTTCATCCCCTTGGCCGGCATGATCGTGGGCAACTCCATGACCGCCATCTCCATCTGCCTGGACCGCCTCTTCTCGGACCTCAAGGCCCGCCGGAGCGAAGTCGAAATGAGGCTCGCCCTCGGCGCGGACTACCGCGAGGCCTCGCGCGAAATCATGGCCGGGGCGATCCGCGCGGGCATGATCCCGTCCATCAACTCCCTCATGGCCGTGGGGTTGGTCTCCCTGCCCGGCATGATGACCGGCCAGATCCTGTCCGGCACCGATCCGCTCACCGCCATCCGCTACCAGATCGTGGTCATGCTCATGTTGGTGGCGTCCACCGCCGTGGGGGCCCTGATCGTCACCAACCTGGTCAGGAAGCGGTGCTTCTCCAAGGGGCAGCAGCTACTGCTCCGGTAG
- a CDS encoding helix-turn-helix domain-containing protein — protein sequence MEQYKEIAPRLVGVREGVGWTPKEMADLLGVSEEKVTAYETGTVEIPVGYLLDVSRLCRVDLTTLISGREPHLKSYSLVRKDEGFAVDRRKDYDYKSLGYKFAGREMEPFLITVPPKSGEDMTETSHRGQEFIYVLEGRLEVRLGGEPIIVEPGDSLYFNSETGHALRGLDGKSVRFLDVIL from the coding sequence ATGGAACAGTACAAGGAGATCGCGCCCCGTCTGGTGGGCGTGCGTGAGGGCGTCGGCTGGACGCCCAAGGAGATGGCCGACCTGCTCGGGGTGTCCGAGGAAAAGGTTACGGCCTACGAAACCGGGACCGTGGAGATCCCGGTGGGCTACCTGCTCGATGTCTCCCGGCTGTGCCGGGTGGACCTGACCACGCTCATTTCCGGCCGCGAGCCGCACCTCAAGTCCTACTCGCTGGTGCGCAAGGACGAGGGCTTCGCCGTGGACCGGCGCAAGGACTACGACTACAAGTCGCTCGGCTACAAGTTCGCCGGGCGCGAGATGGAGCCGTTCCTGATCACGGTCCCGCCCAAGTCGGGCGAGGACATGACCGAGACCTCGCACCGGGGCCAGGAGTTCATCTACGTGCTCGAAGGCCGCCTTGAGGTGCGCCTGGGCGGCGAGCCGATCATCGTCGAGCCCGGCGATTCGCTCTACTTCAACTCGGAAACGGGCCACGCCCTGCGCGGCCTGGACGGCAAGTCCGTCCGTTTTCTCGACGTGATTCTATAG
- a CDS encoding glycosyltransferase, whose amino-acid sequence MSISIPVLCYHNVSDVNGHTPEMFREHLDAMTDAGWRTISARDLLAVTRGEMKPPKKSLVLTFDDGHVSNWITVVPELEKRNMTGTFFALTDFTVPGGVRTPETAPAMRHMREVFRAAFIDGDFSQFINEGEIRAMLDKGMEVFSHGCRHQAAFTNLIPLAPLGDPGAHWGGWAVYPGHQDGWPTFKAGSGYVHDGFWPVFEGRGEPRFVKRSEAERRAFCRRDFRRSIKRMRELNGLDEQLFCWPWGQFDPVAEEELKAAGYAGAFTLERWSNTRGTDPFRLNRLGVSAKKDGKWVQARLRMYAGTTSSRLFFKKYRKKPEISSVLYATDSNKLSGGSRQMVNNIKAMADMGLKVYAVVTPDTAINGALDPLKGENVEVIHFDGFSQYVQAGKFLKALIAEKRIDVVHTFHNRAYKMGVLARLMGAKFRLFINRGVISKPNAVFFLWTALSDGVIANSAQCAEVMRKYWVRGKRLNVIYNAYAGPDLGEPRPRKKRGTRYIYVGNSVDIKGFDVFLKAADRLCQGGARDLEFVGVGVTDDKLAKFDDIFTPVVRERYRNAGEIPHAEVLDELRFADVQVISSRKESLPNALLEGFDLGLPAVCTRVGGIPEVVRDNVNGFLCASEDADCLAEKMRLLAEDPPKRFALGLAGRRVVRTLLTPEVKGRNLMRVYMGERLYEPLPIEDMAVPEPPAEAAADVEEHPHEHGPR is encoded by the coding sequence ATGAGCATATCCATACCCGTCCTCTGCTACCACAACGTGTCCGACGTGAACGGGCACACGCCCGAAATGTTTCGCGAGCACCTCGACGCCATGACCGACGCGGGTTGGCGGACCATCTCGGCCCGCGACCTGCTGGCCGTGACGCGAGGGGAGATGAAGCCGCCGAAGAAATCCCTGGTCCTGACCTTCGACGACGGCCACGTGTCCAACTGGATCACCGTGGTTCCGGAGCTGGAAAAACGGAACATGACCGGGACCTTCTTCGCCCTCACGGACTTTACCGTGCCCGGCGGGGTGCGCACGCCCGAGACCGCGCCCGCGATGCGGCACATGCGCGAGGTATTCCGGGCCGCCTTTATCGACGGCGACTTCTCCCAATTCATTAATGAAGGCGAGATCCGGGCCATGCTCGACAAGGGCATGGAGGTCTTCTCCCACGGCTGCCGCCACCAGGCCGCGTTCACCAACCTCATCCCGCTCGCCCCGCTCGGGGACCCGGGAGCCCACTGGGGCGGCTGGGCCGTCTACCCCGGCCACCAGGACGGCTGGCCGACCTTCAAGGCGGGCAGCGGATACGTCCATGACGGTTTCTGGCCCGTGTTCGAGGGCCGGGGCGAGCCGCGCTTCGTCAAACGGAGCGAGGCGGAACGCCGGGCCTTCTGCCGCCGGGACTTTCGCCGCAGCATCAAGCGCATGCGCGAACTGAACGGCCTGGACGAGCAGCTCTTCTGCTGGCCCTGGGGCCAATTCGACCCGGTGGCCGAAGAGGAACTGAAGGCGGCCGGATACGCGGGGGCCTTCACCCTGGAGCGGTGGTCCAACACGCGGGGCACCGATCCCTTCCGGCTCAACAGGCTCGGGGTGTCCGCCAAGAAGGACGGCAAGTGGGTCCAGGCCCGGCTGCGCATGTACGCGGGGACCACGTCGTCCAGGTTATTTTTCAAGAAATACCGCAAGAAGCCGGAGATATCCTCCGTGCTCTACGCCACGGACTCCAACAAGCTGTCCGGCGGCAGCCGCCAGATGGTCAACAACATCAAGGCCATGGCGGACATGGGGCTGAAGGTCTACGCGGTGGTCACCCCGGACACGGCCATCAACGGGGCTCTCGACCCCCTGAAAGGTGAAAACGTGGAGGTCATCCACTTCGACGGCTTCAGCCAATACGTGCAGGCCGGGAAGTTCCTCAAGGCGCTCATCGCGGAAAAGCGCATCGACGTGGTCCACACCTTCCACAACCGGGCGTACAAGATGGGCGTGCTGGCCCGGCTCATGGGCGCGAAGTTCAGGCTGTTCATCAACCGGGGCGTCATCTCCAAGCCCAACGCCGTGTTCTTCCTATGGACCGCGCTGAGCGACGGGGTCATCGCCAACTCGGCCCAGTGCGCCGAGGTCATGCGCAAATACTGGGTGCGGGGCAAGCGCCTCAACGTGATCTACAACGCTTATGCCGGGCCGGATCTCGGCGAGCCCAGGCCGCGCAAGAAGCGGGGCACGCGCTACATCTACGTGGGCAACTCCGTGGACATCAAGGGGTTCGATGTCTTTCTCAAGGCCGCCGACCGCCTCTGCCAAGGCGGGGCGCGCGACCTGGAGTTCGTGGGCGTGGGCGTGACCGACGACAAGCTGGCCAAGTTCGACGACATATTCACCCCGGTGGTCCGCGAGCGCTACCGCAACGCGGGCGAGATTCCCCACGCCGAGGTCCTGGACGAGCTGCGCTTCGCCGACGTCCAGGTCATCTCCTCGCGCAAGGAGAGCCTGCCCAACGCCCTGCTCGAAGGGTTCGACCTCGGCCTGCCCGCAGTGTGCACCCGCGTGGGCGGCATCCCCGAGGTGGTCCGCGACAACGTGAACGGCTTTCTCTGCGCGTCCGAGGACGCGGACTGCCTGGCCGAAAAGATGCGCCTGCTGGCCGAGGACCCGCCGAAGCGGTTCGCCCTGGGCCTGGCGGGCCGCCGGGTGGTGCGCACCCTGCTGACGCCCGAGGTCAAAGGGCGCAACCTCATGCGCGTGTACATGGGCGAGCGGCTGTACGAGCCCCTGCCCATTGAGGACATGGCCGTGCCCGAACCGCCCGCCGAGGCTGCGGCGGATGTGGAGGAACATCCCCATGAGCACGGGCCGCGCTGA
- a CDS encoding sigma-54 dependent transcriptional regulator, translated as MTARTVLFIAEPQSVTAIFPTLQKAGLQAGLADNLNGALGFIKKSRPCLVFCRPRLQGFDARAFLAKGAETPGFPPVIIFSASGNAEQATEFLELGARDYWIEPLAWEKIQLVLPEDEPESEPEPAPCPPKVQSVPAGSGSHQGRFQIIGRHTAVLRVLALAKQVAGSKATVLISGESGTGKEMFARYLHHNSDRADKPFVAINCAALPEHLLESELFGHEKGAFTGAIQRKLGKFELADGGTILLDEITEMDLGLQAKLLRVLQESEFDRVGGVDTVKVDIRVLATTNRRIEDTVKEGKFRQDLYYRLNVIPLVLPALKDRGDDVLLLAEYFTNKFTAAYGLGRLAFTDEAKKWLMDYDWPGNVRELQNLMERAVLLAGQGPIRPRHFLMGDEQWTPDDLSAIDADQQAACEGAPPSTPDEAVSVMPLHEMEKRLILKSLEETTGNRTRAAELLGISVRTLRNKLNEYKKQGLDV; from the coding sequence ATGACGGCCAGAACAGTCCTTTTCATCGCGGAACCGCAGTCCGTGACCGCCATCTTTCCCACCTTGCAGAAGGCCGGATTGCAGGCGGGGTTGGCCGACAACCTCAACGGTGCGCTGGGGTTCATCAAGAAATCCAGGCCCTGTCTGGTGTTCTGTCGTCCGCGACTGCAGGGATTCGACGCCAGGGCGTTCCTCGCCAAGGGGGCCGAGACCCCCGGGTTCCCGCCCGTGATCATCTTCTCGGCCTCGGGCAACGCCGAGCAGGCCACGGAATTCCTTGAACTCGGGGCGCGCGACTACTGGATCGAGCCCCTGGCCTGGGAAAAGATCCAACTGGTCCTGCCCGAGGACGAACCCGAGTCGGAACCCGAACCCGCCCCCTGTCCGCCCAAGGTCCAGTCCGTGCCCGCGGGCAGCGGCTCGCACCAGGGCAGGTTCCAGATCATCGGCCGCCACACCGCCGTGCTGCGCGTGCTCGCCCTGGCCAAACAAGTGGCCGGGTCCAAGGCGACCGTGCTCATCTCCGGCGAGTCCGGCACCGGCAAGGAGATGTTCGCCCGCTATCTGCATCACAACTCCGACCGCGCGGACAAGCCGTTCGTGGCCATCAACTGCGCGGCCCTGCCCGAGCACCTGCTGGAGAGCGAGCTCTTCGGGCACGAAAAGGGCGCCTTCACCGGGGCCATCCAGCGCAAGCTCGGCAAGTTCGAGCTGGCCGACGGCGGGACCATCCTGCTCGACGAGATCACCGAGATGGACTTGGGCCTCCAGGCCAAGCTGCTACGCGTCCTGCAGGAATCCGAGTTCGACCGCGTGGGCGGCGTGGACACGGTCAAGGTCGACATCCGCGTCCTGGCCACCACCAACCGGCGCATCGAGGACACGGTCAAGGAAGGCAAGTTCCGCCAGGACCTTTACTACCGGCTGAACGTCATCCCACTGGTCCTGCCCGCCCTCAAGGACCGGGGCGACGACGTGCTCCTGCTGGCCGAATATTTCACCAACAAGTTCACCGCGGCCTACGGGCTCGGCAGGCTCGCCTTCACGGACGAGGCAAAGAAGTGGCTTATGGACTACGATTGGCCCGGCAACGTGCGCGAGTTGCAGAACCTCATGGAGCGGGCCGTGCTCCTGGCGGGCCAGGGGCCCATCCGGCCTCGCCATTTTCTCATGGGCGACGAGCAGTGGACCCCGGACGACCTGTCCGCCATCGACGCGGACCAGCAGGCCGCCTGCGAGGGCGCGCCCCCGTCCACCCCGGACGAGGCCGTGTCGGTCATGCCCCTGCACGAAATGGAGAAGCGGCTTATCCTCAAAAGCCTGGAAGAGACCACCGGCAACCGTACCCGCGCGGCCGAGCTGCTCGGCATCTCCGTGCGCACCCTGCGCAACAAGCTCAACGAATACAAGAAACAGGGCCTGGACGTGTAG
- a CDS encoding AMP-binding protein produces the protein MSALREITLGNLLKETAEKYPDTEAVVYVDRDFRLTYAEFDELTDTIAKGLMGLGVKKGEKVAVWANNVPYWVALQFATAKIGAVLLTVNTHYRSHELEYLLKHSETENLFIIGQYRDHDYLTTTYEQVPELRTQERGQLRTEKFPHLKRIFYLGHQKHRGMYSIPELQAMAAMVTDEQYAERQASLDPHDVVNMQYTSGTTGFPKGVQLTHYNIVNNGYWIGANQKFVPGDRLCLTVPLFHCFGCVLGVMASVNHGVTMVLLEDFVPLEVMAAIDQERCTAVYGVPTMYIAILDHPLFERFDYSSLRTGIMAGSPCPVEVMKRVIDKMNMREITICYGLTESSPVMSQTVVGDSLRHMTETVGRAMPEVEVRVVDPETYEECPPGVVGEVCCRGYLVMKGYYNNEKATEAAIDKDGWLHSGDLGVMDEDGYLTITGRLKDMIIRGGENIYPREIEEFLYSMDGVLDVQVAGVPSKKFGEECGAFVIRKGDADIEVEDIIDYCRGKIARYKIPKYVTFVDTYPMTASGKIQKYKLRDMAAELWPDA, from the coding sequence ATGAGCGCACTTCGAGAAATCACGCTGGGCAACCTGCTGAAGGAAACCGCTGAGAAATATCCCGACACCGAGGCCGTGGTCTACGTGGACCGCGATTTCCGCCTGACCTACGCGGAGTTCGACGAACTGACCGACACCATCGCCAAGGGGCTGATGGGGCTCGGCGTGAAAAAGGGCGAGAAAGTGGCCGTATGGGCCAACAACGTGCCCTACTGGGTGGCGCTGCAGTTCGCCACGGCCAAGATCGGGGCGGTCCTGCTCACGGTCAACACCCACTACCGCTCCCATGAGTTGGAATACCTGCTCAAGCACTCCGAGACCGAGAACCTGTTCATCATCGGCCAGTACCGCGACCACGACTACCTGACCACTACCTACGAGCAGGTCCCGGAACTGCGCACCCAGGAGCGCGGCCAGCTCAGGACCGAGAAGTTCCCGCACCTGAAGCGGATATTCTACCTGGGCCACCAGAAGCACCGGGGCATGTACTCCATCCCCGAGCTCCAGGCCATGGCCGCCATGGTCACGGACGAGCAGTACGCCGAGCGCCAGGCCTCGCTCGACCCCCACGACGTGGTCAACATGCAGTACACCTCGGGCACCACCGGGTTCCCCAAGGGCGTGCAACTGACCCACTACAACATCGTCAACAACGGCTACTGGATCGGCGCGAACCAGAAGTTCGTGCCCGGCGACCGGCTCTGCCTGACCGTGCCCCTGTTCCACTGCTTCGGCTGCGTGCTCGGGGTCATGGCCTCGGTCAACCACGGGGTGACCATGGTCCTCCTGGAGGACTTCGTGCCTCTGGAAGTCATGGCCGCCATCGACCAGGAACGGTGTACCGCCGTGTACGGCGTGCCGACCATGTACATCGCCATCCTCGACCACCCGCTGTTCGAGCGCTTCGACTACTCATCCCTGCGCACCGGGATCATGGCCGGCTCGCCCTGTCCGGTGGAGGTCATGAAGCGGGTCATCGACAAGATGAACATGCGCGAGATCACCATCTGCTACGGGCTGACCGAATCCAGCCCGGTCATGAGCCAGACCGTGGTCGGCGACTCGCTCAGGCACATGACCGAGACCGTCGGCCGGGCCATGCCCGAGGTCGAGGTCCGGGTGGTCGACCCCGAGACGTACGAGGAGTGTCCTCCGGGCGTGGTCGGCGAGGTCTGCTGCCGGGGCTACCTGGTCATGAAGGGCTACTACAACAACGAGAAGGCCACCGAGGCCGCCATCGACAAGGACGGCTGGCTGCATTCGGGCGACCTGGGCGTCATGGACGAGGACGGCTACCTGACTATCACCGGCCGCCTCAAGGACATGATCATCCGGGGCGGCGAGAACATCTACCCGCGCGAGATCGAGGAGTTCCTGTACTCCATGGACGGGGTCCTGGACGTGCAGGTGGCGGGCGTGCCGAGCAAGAAGTTCGGCGAGGAATGCGGCGCCTTCGTCATCCGCAAGGGCGACGCGGACATCGAGGTCGAGGACATCATCGACTACTGCCGGGGCAAGATCGCGCGGTACAAGATTCCCAAGTACGTCACCTTCGTGGACACCTACCCCATGACCGCATCGGGCAAGATCCAGAAATACAAACTCCGCGACATGGCCGCCGAACTGTGGCCCGACGCGTAG